A stretch of Lysinibacillus agricola DNA encodes these proteins:
- a CDS encoding phage terminase small subunit P27 family codes for MARPSKSVKTMSKNLTKEEIAVRTQTEEKLKGAADEILPPTHLNARQKKIFNFIVKELQASGILGNLDIYILSTCAVAIDRVQQIERIINKDIERLLDRNLLSAKDKYSKEFFRCCNELSLSPQSRAKLGNINFQVRVEEDDPLLKVLSGGKK; via the coding sequence TTGGCTAGACCGTCTAAAAGTGTCAAAACAATGAGTAAGAATCTAACGAAAGAAGAAATCGCTGTTCGTACTCAAACAGAAGAAAAATTAAAGGGTGCTGCCGATGAAATCTTGCCTCCTACTCATTTGAATGCAAGGCAAAAGAAAATTTTCAATTTCATTGTGAAGGAATTACAAGCGAGTGGGATTCTAGGGAACCTTGATATTTATATTTTAAGCACCTGTGCGGTAGCCATTGACCGAGTACAACAAATTGAGCGAATCATTAACAAGGATATTGAACGGCTTTTAGATCGAAACTTATTGAGTGCTAAAGATAAGTATTCAAAAGAGTTTTTCCGTTGCTGTAATGAATTAAGCCTGTCACCACAAAGCCGAGCAAAGCTAGGTAATATTAATTTCCAAGTTCGAGTGGAAGAAGATGATCCACTGTTAAAAGTATTGAGTGGTGGTAAAAAATGA
- a CDS encoding DUF2321 domain-containing protein, whose amino-acid sequence MSGYYDNATICLNGHVSSSRSSNYTKHCKTCGETTISNCESCNASIQGKYIVPGVLDLASKYKRPAYCHNCGLQYPWTSRVIENAIELLALDEDLPDDHKETIKLALPDLLVEKPSTPVAIAKYKKYIDKTQSYIKDGLKNILVDVVSETVKKSIWG is encoded by the coding sequence ATGAGTGGATACTATGATAATGCTACAATTTGTTTAAATGGTCATGTTTCTTCAAGTCGTTCATCTAACTATACAAAGCATTGTAAGACTTGCGGTGAAACTACAATTTCAAATTGTGAATCTTGTAACGCTTCAATTCAGGGTAAATATATTGTCCCTGGTGTCCTAGATTTAGCCAGTAAATATAAGAGACCCGCATATTGTCATAATTGCGGCTTGCAATATCCATGGACCTCAAGGGTAATAGAAAATGCTATTGAGTTACTTGCTCTTGATGAAGATTTACCCGATGACCATAAAGAAACTATTAAATTAGCTTTACCTGATTTATTAGTTGAAAAACCTTCTACACCAGTAGCTATCGCAAAATATAAGAAATATATTGATAAAACCCAATCATACATAAAAGATGGGCTTAAAAATATTCTTGTAGATGTAGTTAGTGAAACTGTAAAGAAATCTATTTGGGGTTAG
- a CDS encoding HNH endonuclease, with the protein MLKSCAYCGGIHKHGQRCPSKPAATKKTTYIDRFRWSRAWKSKRAYIADRDKHLCQVCLRNLHNTQIQYNFIDLEVHHIEPIADAWDKRLDDDNLISLCRYHHELAEKGLITKDKLKNIIRESTPGVLD; encoded by the coding sequence ATGCTAAAGAGTTGTGCATATTGTGGTGGCATACATAAGCATGGGCAACGGTGTCCATCTAAGCCAGCAGCTACAAAGAAGACTACATACATTGATAGATTCAGGTGGTCCAGAGCATGGAAGAGTAAGCGTGCATACATAGCTGACCGTGACAAACATCTATGCCAGGTGTGCTTACGTAACCTACACAATACACAGATACAATATAACTTCATAGACTTAGAGGTACATCATATAGAACCTATAGCAGATGCATGGGATAAGAGACTGGATGATGACAACCTAATCTCTCTTTGTCGTTATCATCATGAGCTTGCCGAGAAAGGTTTAATAACAAAAGATAAATTAAAAAATATAATTCGTGAGAGTACCCCCGGGGTTTTGGATTAA
- a CDS encoding DNA primase family protein: MKSTIKPLRYIELEEKKPKHSFDIFSTDHKNYKGAGVILTKDIVVVDFDTRSDAAEYIYSVYPSLRVETNRGFHLWYKRPKAEGMTTPIKNYTDKTTVAGLKVDYKTGTRSQATIKQNGKLRPMENAHYLEDVSTLPELPLLLYPSKLKHNLLGIKEGQGRNSAIYSHLLTTLEQYGTDMIDNETLQVLATFINTKVFAEAMDDDELNNTIKSVLDKKPAPSSQQWLNPKDMVMTSEVLAKRLDLHYYNNQIYFKQLDRYISDSNKLLREIDKNIKLKPAQHKQLLELFKIKSNVVEDNDFVIQLPNGVIIDDGDPIIIDAGFTPYYLDVQYDEEAYDEHVDAFLDFFTCNRKDLRYVIEEMFGHILMTKGFPHKVFFYKSEKGNNGKSTLLKMLTAFTNGLETNVPLDKFDDDTAVYGMSGKLMNIADDIDASYLDKSANFKTLASGDPVMLRPIYSSPITIRSKATLIFTCNKMPQFKDKSGGIGRRLVVIPCDAEVKVIDENLDEKLSSDTAKSYILKLALEGIKRIRQNGNKLSDSATIEQQTIEYFIQSDSALSFLHYYSDEIEDKRTRDVYAMYVAYCEDEGHKPAGSTEFGRRMKKEGWESRVVKVMGNSVRVYKKVTDEATDEGI; encoded by the coding sequence TTGAAGTCTACAATAAAGCCATTGCGCTATATCGAGCTAGAAGAAAAGAAGCCGAAACACTCATTCGACATATTTTCTACGGACCACAAAAATTATAAAGGTGCTGGTGTCATATTAACAAAAGATATAGTGGTTGTGGATTTTGATACACGCTCAGATGCAGCTGAATATATCTATTCTGTATATCCATCATTACGTGTTGAAACAAATCGAGGGTTTCACCTTTGGTATAAACGTCCAAAGGCTGAGGGAATGACCACACCAATCAAAAACTATACAGATAAAACAACGGTGGCCGGATTAAAGGTCGATTATAAAACAGGCACGCGCTCACAAGCTACGATTAAGCAAAATGGCAAACTTCGACCAATGGAAAATGCTCATTATCTTGAAGATGTGAGTACATTACCAGAGCTTCCTTTGCTCTTGTATCCTTCTAAATTAAAACATAATTTACTAGGCATTAAAGAAGGGCAAGGGCGCAATAGTGCAATATATAGTCATTTGCTCACAACGCTAGAACAGTATGGCACCGATATGATCGACAACGAAACGCTGCAGGTACTTGCAACCTTTATCAATACCAAAGTATTTGCTGAAGCAATGGACGATGACGAGCTTAATAATACTATCAAGTCAGTGTTAGATAAAAAGCCAGCACCTAGTTCACAACAATGGCTAAATCCAAAAGACATGGTCATGACTAGTGAAGTATTGGCTAAACGTTTGGATCTTCATTATTACAACAATCAAATTTATTTTAAGCAGCTGGACCGTTACATTAGCGATTCCAACAAACTACTGCGTGAAATAGACAAGAATATTAAATTAAAGCCAGCTCAACATAAGCAGCTACTTGAACTATTTAAAATTAAATCTAATGTTGTAGAGGATAACGATTTTGTTATTCAGCTGCCTAACGGTGTGATTATCGATGATGGTGATCCAATAATAATCGATGCAGGCTTTACACCGTATTATTTAGATGTTCAATACGATGAAGAAGCTTATGACGAACATGTTGATGCTTTCTTAGATTTCTTCACTTGTAATCGAAAAGATTTAAGATACGTGATTGAAGAAATGTTTGGCCATATTTTAATGACCAAAGGCTTTCCACACAAAGTATTCTTTTACAAGTCGGAAAAAGGGAACAATGGTAAGTCAACGTTATTAAAAATGTTAACTGCATTTACCAACGGTCTTGAGACAAACGTGCCTTTAGATAAATTTGATGATGATACAGCCGTATACGGCATGTCCGGTAAATTAATGAACATCGCCGATGATATTGATGCTTCATACCTGGACAAGTCGGCCAATTTCAAAACACTTGCATCTGGTGATCCAGTTATGTTGCGACCAATCTATTCAAGCCCAATTACCATACGTTCAAAGGCAACACTTATTTTTACATGTAACAAAATGCCACAATTCAAAGATAAATCGGGTGGTATTGGTCGGCGTTTAGTTGTGATTCCTTGTGATGCTGAGGTTAAAGTTATTGATGAAAATTTAGATGAAAAACTTTCGAGTGATACAGCTAAGTCTTACATATTAAAGCTAGCACTCGAAGGAATTAAGAGAATACGCCAGAACGGAAACAAACTATCTGATTCAGCCACAATTGAACAGCAAACCATTGAATACTTTATTCAATCCGATAGTGCTCTTTCATTCTTGCATTATTATAGTGATGAAATTGAAGATAAAAGAACCAGGGATGTCTACGCAATGTACGTGGCTTACTGTGAAGATGAGGGGCATAAACCCGCTGGAAGTACCGAGTTCGGTCGTCGTATGAAGAAGGAAGGTTGGGAATCAAGGGTTGTAAAAGTTATGGGCAATTCCGTACGAGTTTATAAAAAGGTTACGGATGAGGCAACAGATGAAGGTATATAA